The genomic region ACATCGACGGGGAGATGAAAAAGCCCGGCTGTACCCTGCAGGTACTGTGGAAGGAATATATCTCCCAAAATCCGGAAGGCTATAAATACAGCCAGTTCACCTGGCACTACCGGCAATGGAAGAAGCGCAACAACGCCAGTGGCAAGCTGTCCCACCGTGCCGGGGAAAAGCTTTTCGTGGACTTTTGCGGAAAGAAGCTGCACTACGTTGACCGCCGGACTGGGGAGCAGATAGCCGTAGAGGTTTTTGTTGGTGTCCTGCCCTGCAGCCAGTACACTTACATAAGGGCGGTGCCCAGCCAAAAACGGGAGGATTTTATCAGCTGTCTGGTCTATTGTCTGGGCTGGATGGGCGGGGTACCCTATGCCGTCGTCCCTGACAATCTCAAATCAGCAGTGGACAAGGCCTCAAAATATGCCCCGGTCCTCAACAAGACCTTTTCGGATTTTGGCCTCCATTACGGCTGCGCCCTTGATCCTGCCCGGCCCTATAGCCCGCAGGACAAATCACTCGTGGAGCGTTCGGTCACCCTGGTCTACCAACGGATCTATTACCCCTTGGGCAACCATACCTTCTTCAGCCTGGAGGAGCTCAATGCGGCCATTGCAGAAAAACTGGAGGAGTACAATGACTACCTGCTCAGCCATGGACAGGGCAGCAGGCGAAGCCAGTTTTTGGACATCGAAAAGGAGTTCCTGCAGCCCCTTCCCAAAAGCATCTACAGCATCCGTTATTATAAAAAGGCCACCGTCCAGAAATCCTCCCATGTTTACCTGGGAGAGGACAAAAACTATTATAGCTGTCCCTATCGCTATATGGGCAAGAGCGTGGAGTTACAGTACAACCGGAACACCGTGGAGATATTTTACCGTCAGGAGCGGATCGCATCCCACAAAAGGGCTTCCCGGCAAGGCCAGTACATCACCATCGGGGAACATATGCCCAGCAACCACCAATACTACAATGACTGGAGCCCGGAATACTTTGACCGGAGGGCACAAAAAGTTGGTCCGAACACCCAGGAGTATATCGGAACGTTGATCGGCCAGTACACCTATCCCGAAATCGGCTACAAACAGGCACAGGGGATTCTTTCCTTCTTGAAAAGCTATGGACAGGAGCGTCTGGAAAGGGCCTGTAAACGGGCACTGGGCTTCGAAAAAGCCTCCTACCATACCCTTGAAAGGATACTTAAAAACAAAATGGACCTCGAGGAACTGCCTCCTGCCAAGGATCATTTAACCCCGGGTCACAAGAACATCAGGGGC from Echinicola jeungdonensis harbors:
- the istA gene encoding IS21 family transposase encodes the protein MAGQRIDIMDLRSLITFKQKGLSNRKVADLLGVNRKTVDSYVRRFRDLSLGYGELLSLDGKDLQELFTETGQTEKERYEHLSGCFPHIDGEMKKPGCTLQVLWKEYISQNPEGYKYSQFTWHYRQWKKRNNASGKLSHRAGEKLFVDFCGKKLHYVDRRTGEQIAVEVFVGVLPCSQYTYIRAVPSQKREDFISCLVYCLGWMGGVPYAVVPDNLKSAVDKASKYAPVLNKTFSDFGLHYGCALDPARPYSPQDKSLVERSVTLVYQRIYYPLGNHTFFSLEELNAAIAEKLEEYNDYLLSHGQGSRRSQFLDIEKEFLQPLPKSIYSIRYYKKATVQKSSHVYLGEDKNYYSCPYRYMGKSVELQYNRNTVEIFYRQERIASHKRASRQGQYITIGEHMPSNHQYYNDWSPEYFDRRAQKVGPNTQEYIGTLIGQYTYPEIGYKQAQGILSFLKSYGQERLERACKRALGFEKASYHTLERILKNKMDLEELPPAKDHLTPGHKNIRGSYS